A window of ANME-2 cluster archaeon genomic DNA:
GTTAGGTTGGGCTATCTTATTTGGATATATTGTTCGGAGATACTGTGAAACCTGAAAATTGCAGTGTACGGATCCAGGGCAGTCCTCCGGCATTCCAAATCGTCCCTTAAGAATCAAAAAAGGGTGGTATGCCAATCGTTCAGAAGCCATCCGGGATGTCGTGCGCAACATAGTAGAGCGGAAACAATTGGCGAGACTTGAAGCGGCAGTAGAAGAAGACATTCAATAGGGACTTCATAGAGATTAAAGCAATTTCAGATGCCGGACCAATCACACATCTCTCAGAGATTGGAACATCCACGTGTTTTTCACAATTCAGCAAAGTTTTTGTACCTAAGGATGTCTACAACGAAGTCAAAGTTTGCAACCTGTTCGGGAACAATAAAATTGAGTCAAAGATATTTGAAATACTTGACATTGCATCAAAGAAAAAGGACCAGATATAATATTTTTTAATAAAATATGACATCAGCATACCTGATGGAAGCGTAATAACACTTTCAAAGTACACAAGTATCAATCTCGTCCAAAGCGATGACCAGGACGTAAGGGATGTTTTAAAATCAATGGGAATGCAACCCGTTGGTTCCATAGGCATACTTCTCAGGGCATACAGGGAGTGGATAATATCCTATGATGATACAACAAAGGCACTTAGAGACCTATTGGATATTTCTTCTTTATATGTTACTTCCAGGCTCATTCAAAATGCGAAAAAAGCATTGAAGGAATATGATGCAGGTCACAAGATGGAACAGGAATATGTGTATGAGGTTTGCTCATAAGAATAAAGAATAAGTTTTTTGTGCACCTAGTCCCTGGCACTGCTGACCGGGTGTGTGGGCTGCTATTAAACTGACCCTGCCACCGCAGCCCGCCAGGGCGGCATGGTGGCAGCCAGCCTTGTATCATCTGCGAACATCCGGCTCCCACACACCCGTAACCTTCCCACCCAGGGCCAGCCGGCCCATTGCCCTGTTCGCATCCTTACCCACAGGTGACGGCACTGCATCCTCCAACGGTGTCCCGGGTAGGGGGGTGAAGTAATGGGAATGTATGCGTCCGCCTTTGTTTACCACAAATTCAACCAGTTCCAGCGTCTCCTGCTGGTCAGCGACTGTCTCACCGGGCAGCCCGAATATAACATCCACAATAGGTGTCAGGTCATATTCCCTGCATAGTTCGACAGCACATTTAACGTCCTCAACCGTATGACTCCTGCTGATTCTATCCAGCACGCTTTGGCTGCCGCTCTGCGCGCCAAGGCTCAACGATGAGTTGTGGCAGTACTGCTTCACCAGTTCAAGCATCTCCCTGGTCACGAACTCGGGCCTGACCTCTGACGGGAATGTGCCAAAGAATATCCTGCACCTGTCAGGGATGGCCTCCAGCAATGCCTGTATCATATCAGGTTCTGTCCCCTGTCCGCTTGTGCCATAGGCAAAGGCATTGGGTGAAACGAACCTCACATCCCGCATCATACCTGCATATTTGGCCACCACTTCAGGGCTGCGGTGGCGCATCCTGTGTCCGGACAGCCGGGGCGTCTGGCAGTAGCCGCAGCTATAAGGGCAGCCCCGGCTGATCTCAATATAGCCCTTAAGCCAGTCTCCTGAGAACGGAGGATACTTATCAAGGTCAACTGGAGGTCTTTTTCCATTGATCACGCACCGCCCCCTATCCTGGTATGCTATCCCCTTCACATCAGCCGGATCACGATCACCGTTGCCGATACTGCGAATAAGTTCAGGCAGTGTCTCCTCCCCTTCACATATTACCACGTAGTCGAAATATTCAAGGCATTCACAGGGCCTTGCTGAAGGGTGCGGGCCGCCTGCAATGTAGATAGAATCAGTAGATGAATTTCCTATTTCATCAAATACCCTGTCTGCCTGTGCAGTAGCAAAACTATACGCCATAATTCCATCAACCGGCCCATGCACTACCTGTGCCCCCGGGACCAAGGGCATAAGGGCGGCAAGGCTGTTGCGGTTCTTACTATCCAGCCTGAAATTCACACCGCCCAGATTTGCAAACCCCCTACACCTGGATCGGGACCAGTGTTACACACAACAGCCCTGCCCCAAAGACAAGCAGCCCCACCAGTATCCTGCTGCTATCCAGATCATCCGAATCCTCCAGGGGTTCAGGGTGGCCAGCCGCTGCAAACAATGTGATGAACAATCCCCAGAACAGCAACATACCACCATTTTGCTGCATCACGAAATAGATGAACAATGAAAGAGAAAGCAGAACGAAAGGTACCACGGCAGATACATAGGCTGACCTTGGACCAATCATAGCACGCAGCATATGTCCACCGTCAAGCTGGCCCGCAGGTATCAGGTTCAGTGCAGTCACAAGCATACCCACCCATCCTGCAAAGGCCACAGGATGCATAATTGTTTCGGTCCCTATACCTCCTACAAAGTACCCGATAATATCAAACAGAATCGGGAGTGATAGCTTTAGGATCATTGAGCCATCCGGGATAACTGTGTTCAGTGGGGTCAGAGATAGGCCGATCACTGTTACAATTACTGATGCAAACAGTCCTACAATGGGGCCTGCAACACCCACATCGAACAGAGCTTTCCGGTTTGGGATCGGTCCTTTATGTTTTATCACTGCACCCATGGTCCCGAATAAACTGGGGAAAGGAATGAAATACGGCAGTGAGGTTTTCATACCATGCATCCTTGCTACCAGGTAGTGTCCCATCTCATGCGAACCCAAAACGAACATGATGGCCAGAGTGAAAGGCAGACCTTTTAATATTCCTGTTGGATTTGAAAAAGGGTCAATACCGAACATCATGGAACCCACGAACATGGTCGTGATAACTGTAAGGAATGCCAGTACCACATTTATCCATATCCGGTCCTTCTTCCGGGTAACAGGGCTTATTACAAGTACATACTCACCCAGTTCATAGACCATCCGGATTTCATAACCCATACTTGAGATTGGGACCCAGAGCCGTCTGATCACGTCCTTCGGATCATCTATTGGATTGCCGTAAAAAAAATATGAACCATCTTCAAGTGCATACTCATATATCCTGAAATCCGGCACATCGGACTCGATGATCTTAAAAATAGCAGATTCGGTAATAGCAGATTCGGTTTCAGACCTGTCTGTTCCATTATCTTCGGTATGGTTCATGGATTCAGTATGGTTCATAAAATATAAACAGCCCCCCTGGTCCCATTGACCTTGACCCGATCCCCGGTTCTTATAGTATCAATAGCATCCGGTTTGGTGCTGTCCACCATTGGTATGTCAGATATAATGGCCCCTACTACCACAATAGGTTCGGCGGACCTGTTTATAACTGCTGCCGGGGCAGTCCCGTTCTTTTTCAACTGGTACATTACATACGACCCCACTGTGGAACCTTTTCCAGAAGGGAACACAAGGACCTTCCCTGTCACATCCTCACCTTCAAGTTCGTGTCCCTTCTCAAACACTACACCTGTGGCAGGGTCTATACTGCCGAGGAATGAAATGGATTGGGTAGTAACCAGTGCTTCACCTTCGGCCTGTCCCCTGGAGATCGGCCTGCCTTTTAAGGTCCTAATCGCTATCCTCTCCTGCCAGGCATTCGTTAATATGTGCAATTCTGGCCCTTACACCACACAGGTTCGGGACATACTTGAAGGCTTTGCCCGAATCGGTAAGTACACATCCGAAACGATCTGTGGCTGGTGATACCACCATGCAGGTATCAACAAAAACTTTTGCGCCGCTGTCCTCAATTCTTCGTACAAGTCTGGGATTAGCATCCCTGACCTTGCGGGACGTACATATCCATACCTCTTTTGCAGGGGTATGGTCTTCAAGTAAGCGTGCCGCTTCTTCCAGTTCACTGGCAGAGTAATGGGGGCAGCCCAGTGCCACCAGGTCAGGTTTATTCCCACATCCATTCCTGTATCCTTCTTCGCACTCTTCCTTGTATCCTTCTCCACATCCTTCATCAAATACAT
This region includes:
- a CDS encoding TIGR04013 family B12-binding domain/radical SAM domain-containing protein, whose amino-acid sequence is MGGVNFRLDSKNRNSLAALMPLVPGAQVVHGPVDGIMAYSFATAQADRVFDEIGNSSTDSIYIAGGPHPSARPCECLEYFDYVVICEGEETLPELIRSIGNGDRDPADVKGIAYQDRGRCVINGKRPPVDLDKYPPFSGDWLKGYIEISRGCPYSCGYCQTPRLSGHRMRHRSPEVVAKYAGMMRDVRFVSPNAFAYGTSGQGTEPDMIQALLEAIPDRCRIFFGTFPSEVRPEFVTREMLELVKQYCHNSSLSLGAQSGSQSVLDRISRSHTVEDVKCAVELCREYDLTPIVDVIFGLPGETVADQQETLELVEFVVNKGGRIHSHYFTPLPGTPLEDAVPSPVGKDANRAMGRLALGGKVTGVWEPDVRR
- a CDS encoding site-2 protease family protein, giving the protein MNHTEDNGTDRSETESAITESAIFKIIESDVPDFRIYEYALEDGSYFFYGNPIDDPKDVIRRLWVPISSMGYEIRMVYELGEYVLVISPVTRKKDRIWINVVLAFLTVITTMFVGSMMFGIDPFSNPTGILKGLPFTLAIMFVLGSHEMGHYLVARMHGMKTSLPYFIPFPSLFGTMGAVIKHKGPIPNRKALFDVGVAGPIVGLFASVIVTVIGLSLTPLNTVIPDGSMILKLSLPILFDIIGYFVGGIGTETIMHPVAFAGWVGMLVTALNLIPAGQLDGGHMLRAMIGPRSAYVSAVVPFVLLSLSLFIYFVMQQNGGMLLFWGLFITLFAAAGHPEPLEDSDDLDSSRILVGLLVFGAGLLCVTLVPIQV
- a CDS encoding DUF126 domain-containing protein; translation: MAIRTLKGRPISRGQAEGEALVTTQSISFLGSIDPATGVVFEKGHELEGEDVTGKVLVFPSGKGSTVGSYVMYQLKKNGTAPAAVINRSAEPIVVVGAIISDIPMVDSTKPDAIDTIRTGDRVKVNGTRGAVYIL